Part of the Oerskovia paurometabola genome is shown below.
GGCTCGAACCACTTCTCGAGCCCGAGCCCGTTGTCCAGGACCAGGTCCGCGCTCGCGGCGCGGCGCAGGTCCGCGGGCGTGGGCTCGTAACCGTGGATCTCGGCGCCCACCTTGGTCAGGGACGCGACCTCGACGTGGTCGCCGCCGACCTCGCGGGCCATGTCGGCCAGCACGGTGAAGGTGGTCAGGACCCGCAGCGGCCCGACGCCGTCGCTCGCCTCCGCGACGGCGGCGTCACCCGGCAGGGGCTCCCCCGAGGAGGACTCACCCGTGCAGCCTGCGACGAGGAGCAGTGCGGCGAGGCCTCCGAGGACGGGTTTGACCCCTGTGCGAAGTCGAAAGTTCGGCATACCGAACTTTAACCACGTGCACGCTGTCCCGTCGAGCACGACCGGGGGCGCACACGAGATCTCGGCGTCGGACGCTCCCCGCAGCCGTCGAACGGCCCCGGACCTCCTGGACCGCGCAGGCTCAGGGCGCGGGCGTCTGCGCGGGCGCGCCGCGTTCGAGCCGGAGCAGCATCTCGACCGTCCCCGACGGGTCGAGGGTCACGAACGGCAGCTCGGGCACGTGCACGCCGAAGTCGGCGAACGTCACCGGGATGGCCCCGGTGACCTGGACCCCGTCGCCCGAGCGCCGTGCCTCGAGCGTCACGGACACGGGTTCGGTCACGTCCCGGATCGTCAGGGTGCCCCGCGCCTTGACCGTCAGGGGCTCGGCCCGGTTCTCGATCCCCGTGAGGTCGACCGGTTCGGTGAGGATGAACACCGCGTTGGGGAACACGTCGGTCTCGAGGAGGCGCCGGAACGCGTCGTCGCGCACCACGCTGTCGCTCGCGATCGACGCCGTGTCCACCGTGACGTCGGCCCGGACGAGCTCGCCGTCGGTGACCACGAGCGAACCACCGACCGCCTCGGTACGGCCCACGACCGTCCCCTTCTCGCCGCTGAGGACCTCGTCGACCCGGTATCCCGCCTGCGAGCCCGGGCTCACGACCCACGTACCGTCCGGGTCGAACGGCCCGGGGTCGGGCGACTCGGAGGGCAGGGCGCTCTCTCCGGGGGTCTGGAGACCGAGCGGAGGGGGCGGGTTGCCCGCCGAGATGCGGGCCACGACGTACGGCCCGGCGAGCACGATCACCAGCGCCGCGACGACCGCGACGAGGATCCACCGGGCACCTCTGCTCATGCCCCGTATTCTGCCGTGCCGCGGCCCGCCCTCCGGACCACCGGGGTCCGATTCACCGGGTCCGGCACGTTCGCTCACGGGTCCCTCACCGCTTCGCTCTCCGCGCGGGCCTCACGCCTGCCGCCCGCACGAACCGACGCACCTCGACCTTAGGGCGTCCGGCCCCGGACACGTCGGCGCCCTCGAACCCGACCGGTGCGCGTCGGGTCTCGTGGGGCGGGGTGCTGCGTGGGCGGCTCATCACCTCTCACACTTCCCGATCGATCACCCGGGTGCCAGCGGGCACGCCCGGAGGCACCCGGGTGAATGTCCGGCGCGACCTCTCACGCCCGTGCGGAGCGCAGCGCCACGAGGGCGATCGTTGCCGCCACGAGCATGAGCCCGAAGCCGATCCACGACGTGGTCCCCACGCCGCTGCCGAAGGCCTCGTGAGCCGAGGCCAGCAGGGCCTGGGCCTGATCCGTGGGCAGGGTCTCGGCGACCTGCGTCGCGCCGCCGAGCGTCTCGGCGGCCGCGGTCGCGTCCGCGGCGGGCACCCCGTCGGGTACGACGACGTTGCGGTGGTAGGACGCCGTGAGGATGCTCCCGAGGACGGCCGTGCCCAGCACGGCGCCGACCTCGTACGCGGTCTCGGAGATCGCCGAGGCCGCACCGGCCTTGTCCGCCGGGACGGCCGAGACGATCAGGTCGTTCGAGACGGTCTCGGCAGCGCCGATCCCGATCGCGAGGACCACGAACGCGACGACGAGCACCATGAGCGTGCTCGCGCCCGCGCTCAGCGCGACGATCGCGTAGCCCGCCGCGGCGAACAGCAGCGCGACCGCGACCACGTACGACGGACGCACCCGGCGCACGACCCGCACGACGAGCAGGCCCGCGACGATCATCGCGGCCAGCCCCGGCAGCAGCGCGTAGCCGGCCTTCATGGGGCTCAGCCCGAGCACGAGCTGGACGTCCTGCGACACGAAGAACAGGAAGCCCACGAGCGAGAACACCGACAGGAGGTTGATCACGACCGCACCGGAGAACTCCCCCCGGCGGAACAGGCGGACGTCGATCATGGGGTCGGGGCGCCCCAGCTGGCGCCGCACGAACGCCCACCCGG
Proteins encoded:
- a CDS encoding YceI family protein; its protein translation is MSRGARWILVAVVAALVIVLAGPYVVARISAGNPPPPLGLQTPGESALPSESPDPGPFDPDGTWVVSPGSQAGYRVDEVLSGEKGTVVGRTEAVGGSLVVTDGELVRADVTVDTASIASDSVVRDDAFRRLLETDVFPNAVFILTEPVDLTGIENRAEPLTVKARGTLTIRDVTEPVSVTLEARRSGDGVQVTGAIPVTFADFGVHVPELPFVTLDPSGTVEMLLRLERGAPAQTPAP